The following proteins are co-located in the Bacillus oleivorans genome:
- a CDS encoding penicillin-binding protein translates to MIKKQPSMTKGAVLLFFGFGLLFLLLVSRFVYLQSVGEVQGKSLAEEAINLYTNENSIEASRGSILDRNGQVIAEDTNTFKLVAVISPKASEDDPENPRHVEDKQMTAETLSEFIPMSAEEIFNRLNPENKDLWQVEFGTAGSSISYSVKEEIEALELPGIYLYREQQRFYPNGVFASHLVGFTQLEKQEDGTEKMVGQLGIEQSYQEFLEGKNGKMQYQSDAWGVLLPDGKEQIIPSQNGDTIYLTIDTKIQTFLEDAMTTVQEQYNPKQMIAIIADPDTGAILAMSQRPTFHPQTREGINETWHNLAIESAYEPGSTMKIFTLAAAVEENAFNPNAKFQSGQLKIGPNTVNDHNWGRGWGEITFLQGVQNSSNVGFGILARDYLGYEKFLEYLNKFGFGKPTGIGLPGEVTGKILYNYEIEKITTAFGQGTTLTPIQQIQAATAIANEGKMMKPYVVGRIKDGNTGAVIEETEPEVVGQPISKETAKEVLDILETVITAEDGTGKRYAIEGYSVAGKTGTAQIPDPENGGYLDGYDDFVYSFLGMAPKDDPELIMYVAIQQPDLDEEVYESGSVPVSMIFNPVMKNSLQYLKIEPNNLPKPEPISVPNLVDDNSQNSFTKLEELGLTPIVIGDGTKIMDQVPLAGTTLLPGERVLLLTNGTRTVPDMTGWSLQDVMKFVKITNIQLNNSGSGYVIRQSLPAGSELTDSDILVVELEPPSKAYEKDEEVTDEAGADEEQIEDSEDIEELEGT, encoded by the coding sequence ATGATAAAAAAGCAGCCCTCTATGACGAAAGGAGCGGTTCTTCTCTTTTTTGGATTCGGACTGCTCTTTTTACTTTTAGTAAGTCGGTTTGTATATTTACAGTCAGTTGGTGAGGTGCAAGGTAAGTCACTAGCTGAGGAAGCGATTAATTTATATACCAATGAAAATTCAATCGAAGCTTCGAGAGGTAGTATCCTGGATCGAAACGGTCAGGTTATTGCAGAAGATACAAATACGTTTAAACTCGTAGCGGTAATTTCACCAAAAGCTTCTGAAGACGATCCGGAAAATCCAAGACATGTTGAAGATAAGCAAATGACCGCGGAAACATTGTCCGAATTTATCCCGATGTCTGCTGAAGAGATCTTCAATCGATTGAATCCAGAAAATAAAGATCTCTGGCAGGTTGAATTCGGTACAGCAGGATCCTCCATTTCATATAGTGTAAAAGAAGAAATTGAAGCACTAGAATTACCCGGCATTTATTTATACAGGGAACAGCAAAGGTTCTACCCGAACGGAGTCTTTGCTTCACATTTAGTCGGATTCACGCAATTAGAAAAACAAGAAGACGGAACAGAGAAAATGGTCGGGCAGCTTGGTATTGAACAAAGCTATCAGGAATTTCTGGAAGGAAAAAATGGGAAAATGCAATACCAAAGTGACGCTTGGGGAGTTCTATTGCCAGATGGCAAAGAACAGATCATCCCTTCTCAAAATGGAGATACTATTTACTTAACGATAGATACCAAAATTCAAACTTTCTTAGAAGATGCGATGACTACCGTCCAAGAACAATACAATCCAAAACAGATGATTGCCATTATAGCAGATCCCGATACAGGTGCAATTTTAGCAATGTCACAGCGGCCGACTTTCCATCCGCAAACAAGGGAAGGAATCAATGAAACGTGGCATAATTTAGCAATCGAATCAGCGTATGAGCCGGGATCTACCATGAAGATCTTCACATTAGCTGCAGCGGTTGAGGAGAACGCATTCAATCCAAATGCTAAATTTCAATCTGGTCAGTTAAAAATCGGTCCTAATACAGTTAATGACCATAACTGGGGACGAGGTTGGGGAGAAATCACCTTTTTACAAGGGGTTCAGAATTCATCCAACGTTGGATTTGGAATATTAGCTCGAGATTATTTAGGATATGAAAAGTTTTTAGAGTATTTAAATAAGTTCGGATTTGGCAAGCCTACCGGAATTGGCCTTCCAGGGGAAGTAACTGGCAAAATTCTATATAACTATGAAATTGAAAAAATTACGACCGCTTTTGGACAAGGTACTACATTAACACCGATTCAGCAAATTCAGGCAGCTACCGCAATTGCAAATGAAGGAAAAATGATGAAGCCGTATGTAGTGGGCCGAATTAAAGACGGTAATACAGGTGCTGTAATTGAAGAAACGGAACCAGAAGTAGTTGGCCAGCCAATCTCGAAGGAAACAGCAAAAGAAGTTTTAGATATATTAGAAACGGTTATAACGGCAGAAGATGGTACTGGTAAACGTTATGCAATCGAAGGCTATAGCGTTGCTGGAAAAACAGGAACAGCACAAATCCCAGATCCTGAAAATGGCGGGTATTTAGACGGTTATGATGATTTTGTCTACTCCTTTTTAGGAATGGCTCCAAAAGATGATCCTGAGTTAATCATGTATGTAGCTATTCAACAGCCTGATTTAGATGAAGAAGTTTACGAGAGCGGTTCTGTCCCTGTGTCGATGATTTTTAATCCAGTTATGAAAAATAGTTTGCAATATTTAAAGATTGAACCTAATAATCTGCCAAAGCCAGAGCCTATTAGTGTTCCAAATTTGGTGGATGACAATAGTCAAAATTCATTTACTAAACTCGAAGAACTGGGGTTAACTCCTATCGTCATCGGCGATGGAACGAAAATTATGGATCAAGTGCCACTGGCCGGCACAACGTTATTGCCGGGAGAACGGGTACTGTTATTGACGAATGGCACAAGAACTGTTCCAGATATGACGGGATGGTCCCTGCAGGATGTCATGAAATTCGTGAAAATTACAAACATCCAACTTAACAATTCCGGCAGCGGTTATGTTATTAGGCAAAGTCTTCCGGCTGGTTCTGAATTAACCGATTCTGATATTCTCGTTGTGGAGCTGGAACCTCCGTCGAAAGCCTATGAAAAGGATGAGGAGGTTACAGACGAAGCTGGAGCCGATGAAGAACAAATAGAAGACTCGGAAGATATAGAAGAACTTGAAGGAACTTAG
- a CDS encoding stage V sporulation protein D produces the protein MKRVSQVTVRKRLTIALLAGIFIFFIIDLRLGYVQFFLGDMLTERAQNSWSRNVPFQAERGEILDRNGVVLATNKSAPTVFVIPRQIENPAETAEKLASVLGMSVEKAYKHVTAQASIETINPEGKKISNEKANEIKELNLNGVYIGNDSIRHYPEGSYLSHVLGFAGIDNQGLMGLELYYDEQLSGKRGAVELYLSAKGKKMQGLADEFEPPVDGLDLKLTIDSTVQTIIERELDLAEAKYNPDGIIAIAMNPNNGEILAMSSRPTFDPADFQAVPQEIYNRNLPIWSTYEPGSTFKIITLAAALEEGKVDLEHDYFYDSGEIEVAGAHLHCWKGGGHGSQSFLEVVQNSCNPGFVELGMRLGEDTLFQYIRDFGFGSKTGIDLHGEGSGILFREDQVGPVELATTAFGQGVAVTPIQQVAAVSAAVNGGVLYTPYVAKEFIDPETGEVVSRNTPEAKHRVISEETSEKIRYALESVVAQGTGKNAFVDGYRVGGKTGTAQKAQNGRYLENNYIVSFMGFAPADDPQIVVYVAVDNPKGTVQFGGTVAAPIVGNIMRDALPLLGVEPRKNQIEKERTWLDTPIVEVPDLVGLTKSEIIQAPYTLNLEANGEGNVVVEQAPRAGVKVKEGSTIRIYFSNP, from the coding sequence TTGAAGCGAGTATCCCAAGTAACTGTTCGAAAAAGACTCACTATTGCACTATTGGCGGGAATTTTTATCTTCTTTATTATTGATCTTAGGTTAGGCTATGTCCAGTTTTTCCTAGGAGATATGCTGACAGAACGGGCTCAAAATTCGTGGAGCCGTAATGTCCCATTTCAGGCTGAGCGCGGAGAAATTCTCGACCGAAACGGTGTTGTTTTAGCGACTAACAAAAGTGCACCGACAGTTTTTGTCATTCCAAGGCAGATTGAAAATCCCGCTGAAACCGCAGAAAAGCTTGCTTCGGTTCTGGGGATGTCTGTAGAAAAAGCGTACAAGCATGTTACAGCACAGGCCAGTATTGAAACCATTAACCCTGAAGGCAAAAAAATTTCAAATGAAAAAGCAAATGAAATTAAAGAGTTAAATCTAAATGGGGTTTACATTGGAAATGATTCGATTAGACATTATCCTGAAGGCAGCTACCTTTCCCATGTCTTAGGATTTGCCGGGATTGATAACCAAGGGCTTATGGGCCTTGAACTTTACTATGATGAACAACTAAGCGGTAAAAGAGGGGCAGTTGAATTATATCTGTCAGCCAAAGGGAAAAAGATGCAAGGTTTGGCCGATGAATTTGAACCGCCCGTTGATGGTTTGGACCTGAAATTGACCATAGATTCTACAGTTCAAACGATTATTGAAAGAGAATTAGATCTTGCTGAGGCAAAATATAATCCGGATGGAATTATTGCAATCGCAATGAACCCAAATAACGGAGAAATTTTAGCGATGTCTTCCCGGCCAACTTTTGATCCAGCGGACTTTCAGGCTGTGCCGCAAGAAATCTACAATCGAAATCTCCCTATTTGGAGTACATATGAGCCAGGTTCAACCTTTAAAATTATTACACTTGCAGCAGCACTAGAAGAAGGAAAGGTTGATCTGGAACATGATTACTTTTATGACAGCGGCGAGATAGAGGTTGCCGGGGCACATTTACATTGCTGGAAAGGCGGAGGGCATGGAAGCCAAAGCTTTTTAGAGGTTGTGCAAAATTCGTGTAACCCTGGATTCGTTGAGTTAGGGATGAGATTAGGAGAAGACACTTTATTTCAATACATTAGAGATTTTGGATTTGGCTCCAAAACAGGGATTGACCTTCATGGCGAGGGGTCAGGAATTCTGTTCAGAGAGGATCAAGTTGGTCCTGTTGAACTTGCCACCACCGCATTTGGTCAGGGGGTTGCTGTCACACCGATTCAGCAAGTCGCTGCTGTTTCCGCAGCGGTTAACGGAGGAGTTCTTTATACGCCATACGTAGCAAAAGAATTCATTGACCCTGAAACAGGAGAAGTTGTCAGCCGTAATACCCCTGAAGCGAAACACCGGGTTATTTCGGAGGAAACATCAGAAAAGATCAGGTATGCTTTAGAAAGTGTGGTTGCCCAAGGGACAGGGAAAAATGCCTTTGTGGATGGATACCGGGTTGGAGGAAAAACGGGTACTGCTCAAAAAGCACAAAATGGTCGCTACTTAGAGAATAATTATATTGTATCTTTTATGGGATTTGCTCCAGCAGATGACCCCCAAATTGTGGTCTATGTGGCTGTTGATAATCCAAAAGGAACGGTCCAATTTGGAGGAACCGTTGCAGCCCCAATCGTAGGAAATATTATGAGGGACGCACTTCCATTATTAGGAGTTGAACCTAGGAAAAATCAAATCGAAAAAGAGAGAACTTGGCTCGATACTCCAATAGTAGAGGTACCGGATTTAGTCGGATTGACTAAAAGTGAGATCATTCAAGCACCTTATACGCTTAACTTAGAGGCAAACGGAGAAGGAAACGTTGTCGTTGAACAGGCACCAAGAGCGGGAGTAAAAGTAAAAGAAGGGTCAACTATCAGAATCTATTTCTCAAATCCTTAA
- a CDS encoding UDP-N-acetylmuramoyl-L-alanyl-D-glutamate--2,6-diaminopimelate ligase: MKLKQLIEHLHIPNQPELPDIEITSIEQNDQLVQEGSLFICIKGHRFDGHDFAHEVVQKGAKAILAERPLDVQVPVIVVKDTKRAMAVIADAFYQHPSSKLQLVGITGTNGKTSTSHYVESIMKHCGKNTGLIGTMYRKVGETILPTKNTTPDSLSLQQTFYTMKNEDVEVCAMEVSSHALKEGRVYGVDFDIAVFTNLTQDHLDYHGTMEEYRFTKGLLFAQLGNKYDVKRPKYALLNSDEAATKYYKTVTPAFIYTYGIENEADFMAIDVKTNNKGTQFRLATPFGEKQVQIPLVGLFSVYNVLAAASSCLLAGASFEKVCEAIERLTGVPGRFELVSGPQDFTIVVDYAHTPDSLENVLETIQQFKKGEVWVVVGCGGDRDRTKRPIMAKIACELSDHAIFTSDNPRSENPAAIIDDMVEGVKDFTNYEVMVDREEAINHAVRSARRDDVILIAGKGHETYQIIGDVVNDFDDRMVARKAVDTIY, translated from the coding sequence ATGAAACTAAAGCAGTTAATTGAACATTTACACATTCCAAATCAGCCGGAATTACCGGATATAGAAATAACTTCAATCGAACAAAATGACCAATTGGTTCAGGAAGGAAGTCTCTTTATTTGTATTAAAGGACATCGGTTCGATGGACATGATTTTGCACATGAGGTTGTGCAAAAGGGAGCTAAAGCGATATTAGCAGAACGTCCGCTTGATGTGCAGGTTCCTGTTATTGTTGTTAAAGATACAAAAAGAGCAATGGCTGTAATCGCAGATGCATTTTATCAGCATCCTTCATCAAAGCTTCAGCTAGTTGGAATTACAGGAACCAATGGAAAAACCTCGACAAGTCATTATGTTGAATCTATTATGAAGCATTGCGGGAAAAATACAGGTTTGATTGGTACGATGTATCGCAAGGTAGGGGAAACAATTCTTCCGACGAAAAACACGACACCAGATAGCTTATCTCTTCAGCAAACCTTTTATACAATGAAAAATGAGGATGTAGAAGTTTGTGCGATGGAAGTATCCTCCCATGCTTTAAAGGAAGGCAGAGTGTACGGGGTCGATTTTGATATTGCTGTTTTTACAAATTTAACGCAAGATCATTTGGATTATCACGGAACTATGGAGGAATACCGTTTTACAAAAGGGCTGCTTTTTGCACAGCTGGGAAACAAATATGATGTGAAACGTCCTAAGTACGCTTTATTAAATAGCGACGAAGCCGCGACAAAATATTATAAGACGGTTACTCCAGCCTTTATTTATACATATGGCATTGAAAATGAAGCTGATTTTATGGCAATAGACGTGAAGACGAATAACAAAGGCACACAATTTCGACTTGCGACACCTTTTGGAGAAAAACAGGTACAAATACCTTTAGTAGGTTTATTTTCTGTTTATAATGTACTGGCTGCTGCCTCGAGCTGTCTGCTTGCTGGAGCATCCTTTGAAAAGGTTTGTGAAGCCATTGAAAGATTAACAGGGGTGCCGGGACGGTTTGAGCTGGTTAGCGGTCCGCAAGACTTTACCATTGTCGTCGACTATGCTCATACACCAGACAGTTTAGAAAATGTTTTAGAGACTATTCAGCAATTTAAAAAAGGTGAAGTTTGGGTTGTGGTTGGTTGCGGCGGCGATCGCGACAGAACGAAACGGCCGATTATGGCAAAGATTGCGTGCGAATTAAGTGATCATGCAATTTTTACCTCGGATAACCCAAGGAGTGAAAACCCAGCTGCCATTATTGATGATATGGTTGAAGGCGTTAAAGATTTTACAAACTATGAGGTAATGGTTGATAGAGAAGAAGCGATTAACCACGCTGTCCGCTCTGCCAGAAGAGATGATGTTATCCTTATTGCAGGAAAAGGCCATGAAACCTATCAGATTATCGGTGATGTCGTAAATGATTTTGATGATCGGATGGTAGCTAGAAAAGCAGTTGACACAATCTATTAA
- the mraY gene encoding phospho-N-acetylmuramoyl-pentapeptide-transferase has protein sequence MLEKVIIFTIIMAFTITVLLSPLFIPFLRRIKFGQSIREEGPKSHQKKSGTPTMGGIIILLSILISTLVMTAKFSEISFVTFLLLLVTAGFGLLGFLDDYIKVALKRNLGLTSKQKLFGQILISIIVFWIMKDNGISTEIGIPFTNIEFELGWFYALFIIFWLVGFSNAVNLTDGVDGLLSGTAAIAFGAFAVLAWNQSQMEVAIFSVAVVGAVLGFLVFNAHPAKVFMGDTGSLALGGAIAMISILTKLELLLVLIGGVFVIETLSVILQVASFKTTGKRIFKMSPLHHHYEIVGWSEWRVVVTFWSVGLLCAALGIYIEVWVS, from the coding sequence ATGTTAGAAAAGGTGATTATTTTTACCATTATTATGGCATTTACAATCACTGTCCTATTGTCCCCTCTTTTTATTCCTTTTTTAAGAAGGATAAAATTTGGCCAAAGTATTCGTGAAGAAGGACCAAAGTCTCATCAGAAAAAATCGGGTACCCCAACAATGGGCGGAATTATTATCTTACTTTCGATCTTGATTTCGACTCTTGTGATGACAGCAAAATTTAGTGAGATTTCATTTGTCACGTTTTTATTATTGCTGGTTACAGCAGGGTTTGGCTTACTTGGGTTTTTAGATGATTATATCAAGGTAGCACTTAAACGAAACCTAGGATTAACGTCTAAGCAAAAATTATTTGGACAAATCCTGATATCCATTATTGTTTTTTGGATTATGAAAGACAATGGCATTTCTACGGAGATAGGAATACCATTTACGAATATAGAGTTTGAGCTTGGCTGGTTTTACGCTTTATTTATTATCTTTTGGTTAGTTGGATTCTCCAATGCGGTTAATTTAACAGATGGAGTCGATGGATTATTATCTGGTACGGCAGCCATTGCATTTGGGGCCTTTGCTGTTCTCGCCTGGAATCAATCGCAAATGGAGGTCGCTATTTTTTCTGTGGCTGTAGTTGGGGCGGTTTTAGGCTTTCTTGTTTTTAATGCACACCCTGCAAAGGTGTTTATGGGGGATACCGGTTCATTGGCTCTTGGCGGGGCGATTGCGATGATCTCTATTTTGACTAAGCTAGAATTATTGCTTGTTTTAATTGGCGGCGTCTTCGTCATTGAAACATTATCAGTAATACTGCAAGTTGCATCCTTTAAAACTACGGGTAAACGTATCTTTAAAATGAGCCCCCTTCATCATCACTATGAAATCGTCGGGTGGTCAGAATGGAGAGTTGTTGTTACATTTTGGAGCGTAGGTCTGCTTTGTGCAGCCCTTGGCATCTAT